A region from the Drosophila mauritiana strain mau12 chromosome 2L, ASM438214v1, whole genome shotgun sequence genome encodes:
- the LOC117150847 gene encoding uncharacterized protein LOC117150847: protein MGERSFRKLVLGVILTTIVLYALLFLDTQFYETGGKIHNAFFVNTDGCRIIAMDVMNPTIAKYTDWEWEDKRFYLKCTHQTWFRTEVANGDWYLKLSRDIDRILQESDLTHDWQIKCYWFRIKIKGRWRVKISSRTMFPLEYPYALKVPKGLRSLRVKCMNTFTNKTLHDDAHFFIQPPPEKLLKKPPATLKYWDGKKHSRGATSPISVMILGLDSVSHLNLLRQMPRTVRYMRQNMSQVEFWGFNKIGTNTYPNLIALLTGLSAAESEAYWVRQKCMDNLPLIWKEFKRAGYNTSFAEDMAIYSMFYFGKPGFKRPTTDNNLHDFMVDLYIKRQASSVSDTHCMGERAFMDILLEMNDRLLPHTQRYPFFSFYWWANGFHEFFNSPRLADGRFERLLRSLDDAGITNNTIIFFMSDHGLRWGLFRSSFQGMIEDSQPFLSIMYPKWMRFKYPMAMKSLVGNAHSLVTTYDLYETLKHILDPSSLEDTSITQKTEELWKLKGSQTPRAVSLFLPIPPWRNCNTSHIPSKFCLCHKQISIPESNRVVTKSASIIIDYVNQLMAEYPVCIPLQLDSIESAYYAAPQRDNDFYIEKGHKNVYPEKGPFWKKQKYEDRDIVVRLKAKPGNAYFEGMTRRQGSKLSVVGEVVRMGGEGNRNNDCIDNPLLEPFCHCAL from the coding sequence ATGGGCGAAAGGAGCTTTCGAAAGCTGGTCTTGGGCGTGATCCTGACGACCATCGTCCTCTACGCCCTGCTGTTTTTGGACACGCAGTTCTACGAGACTGGCGGAAAAATACATAATGCATTCTTTGTGAACACCGACGGATGTCGCATTATAGCCATGGATGTGATGAACCCGACCATTGCCAAGTACACCGACTGGGAGTGGGAGGACAAGAGGTTCTATCTGAAGTGCACCCATCAGACCTGGTTCCGAACGGAGGTGGCGAACGGGGATTGGTACCTTAAGCTGTCCCGCGACATCGACAGAATCTTACAGGAAAGCGATCTGACCCACGACTGGCAGATAAAGTGCTATTGGTTCCGGATTAAAATCAAGGGGCGTTGGAGGGTCAAGATATCCAGTCGAACCATGTTCCCTTTGGAGTACCCATATGCCCTGAAAGTCCCCAAAGGACTGAGGTCCTTGCGAGTCAAGTGCATGAATACTTTCACAAACAAAACCTTGCACGATGATGCACATTTCTTCATCCAACCACCACCTGAGAAGTTGCTGAAGAAACCTCCGGCGACCTTGAAGTACTGGGATGGGAAGAAACACTCGAGAGGCGCAACTTCACCCATTTCTGTGATGATCTTGGGTCTGGACTCTGTTTCGCATCTCAATTTGCTGCGCCAGATGCCGAGGACCGTGCGCTATATGCGCCAGAACATGTCGCAGGTGGAGTTCTGGGGCTTCAACAAGATCGGCACCAATACCTATCCAAACTTGATAGCTTTGCTGACGGGCCTCAGTGCGGCAGAGTCCGAGGCTTATTGGGTGCGGCAGAAATGTATGGATAACCTGCCGCTGATTTGGAAGGAGTTCAAGAGGGCCGGTTACAATACCAGTTTCGCCGAGGACATGGCAATATACTCCATGTTCTACTTCGGCAAGCCCGGATTCAAGCGTCCGACCACGGATAACAACTTGCACGACTTCATGGTGGATCTCTATATCAAAAGGCAGGCCAGTTCCGTATCAGATACTCATTGCATGGGCGAAAGGGCCTTCATGGATATCCTCTTGGAGATGAACGATAGGCTGCTGCCCCACACGCAGCGCTATCCCTTCTTCTCCTTTTACTGGTGGGCCAATGGCTTCCACGAGTTCTTCAACTCCCCTCGCCTGGCGGATGGAAGATTCGAGCGATTGCTGAGGAGCCTCGACGACGCCGGCATAACCAACAACACCATTATATTCTTTATGTCGGACCACGGCTTGAGATGGGGTCTCTTTCGCAGTAGTTTCCAGGGTATGATAGAGGACAGTCAGCCGTTCTTGTCCATTATGTATCCGAAGTGGATGAGATTTAAGTACCCCATGGCCATGAAAAGCCTAGTTGGCAATGCCCACAGCCTGGTAACCACATACGACCTTTACGAGACCTTGAAGCATATCTTGGATCCAAGTTCCTTAGAGGATACGTCCATCACGCAGAAGACTGAAGAATTGTGGAAGCTAAAGGGTTCTCAAACCCCCCGGGCCGTTAGTCTCTTCTTACCCATTCCGCCTTGGAGGAACTGCAACACTTCCCACATCCCGAGTAAGTTCTGTCTGTGCCACAAGCAGATTTCCATTCCCGAGAGCAACCGAGTGGTGACAAAATCGGCCAGCATTATCATCGATTATGTGAATCAGTTGATGGCGGAGTACCCCGTTTGCATACCCCTTCAGTTGGACTCGATCGAGAGTGCCTATTATGCGGCTCCCCAGAGGGACAATGACTTCTACATCGAGAAGGGGCACAAGAACGTGTACCCCGAAAAAGGACCCTTCTGGAAGAAGCAAAAGTACGAGGACAGGGACATCGTGGTGCGATTGAAAGCAAAGCCGGGGAACGCCTACTTCGAGGGCATGACCCGCAGGCAGGGCAGCAAGCTCTCCGTCGTCGGGGAAGTGGTCCGCATGGGGGGCGAAGGTAACAGGAACAACGACTGCATCGATAATCCCCTGCTGGAGCCGTTCTGTCATTGTGCACTATAg
- the LOC117136577 gene encoding uncharacterized protein LOC117136577, whose amino-acid sequence MNARCTLIFTLATLLAIGKTAHARTYYLMGEEDKIHLEKIFREINKLNELTRYTYAAAYSIASNNYVNESAASVSDILEMFNTFRWISKHYKKMRKFESAEWENFTQLNLAEAQVFTGDKGNLQSMEQIYLNFFGKDDLISRMAFLNQKLPLMDAQVSTKSSVLSIPYPSDNQFIEFTNTGFIQDAAQRTVPFLDIQDVVSEPPVPLTGIGIYYKGQNGYGGFLAPRLITYDFTSYVQMPTWKSMHFKDTE is encoded by the exons ATGAATGCGAGATGTACACTTATATTCACTTTGGCCACGCTTTTGGCCATTGGGAAAACCGCACATGCCCGCACTTATTATTTAATGGGCGAAGAAGACAAGATCCATTTGGAAAAAATTTTTAgggaaattaataaattaaatgagcTGACAAGA TACACATATGCTGCTGCTTATTCCATTGCATCGAACAACTATGTAAACGAAAGTGCCGCCAGTGTTTCTGATATATTAGAAATGTTTAATACATTTAGGTGGATTTCGAAGCATTAcaagaaaatgagaaaattcGAGTCAGCTGAGTGGGAGAATTTTACACAACTGAACTTGGCTGAGGCGCAGGTATTTACTGGAGACAAAGGGAACCTTCAGTCTATGGAGCAAATTTACTTGAACTTCTTTGGAAAGGATGATCTCATCAGTCGGATGGCCTTCTTAAATCAG AAATTGCCACTGATGGACGCCCAGGTATCCACTAAGTCCTCAGTGCTCTCGATACCTTACCCAAGTGACAATCAGTTCATCGAGTTCACCAACACGGGCTTCATCCAGGATGCTGCCCAAAGAACGGTGCCCTTCCTCGATATTCAGGACGTTGTATCGGAGCCGCCGGTTCCACTAACCGGAATCGGCATTTACTATAAGGGTCAAAATGGCTACGGTGGTTTCTTGGCGCCCCGACTCATTACGTACGATTTCACCTCATATGTTCAGATGCCAACATGGAAATCAATGCATTTCAAGGATACTGAATGA